Proteins from a genomic interval of Cupriavidus pauculus:
- a CDS encoding DUF535 family protein, with amino-acid sequence MGSRKWLSRRIKLVALSALHGRIARPWLRAAASCALLQRVVTARPVLLERPYRPLGANGLCFAERARLVLDHYAAVRDTLPVCVCDSVYLSGGMTRSFAEGAYTLRLADAGQNTREGELAFYWTDTATGACLSQLSFYLRRGADGPEIYIGGLQGPMHDASLDWIRASTRACEGLRPKDAVMQALFGFARRIGARRIVAVSRANHVGRHRLHARQIQCDYEGFWAEYHGVALPDGNIEMPAQPPERDIAEIASKKRSAWRRKQALAALIRDTVADALHPASHAAGNDDGLPAIVPAA; translated from the coding sequence GTGGGCAGCCGCAAATGGCTGTCGCGCCGCATCAAGCTCGTCGCGCTGTCGGCGCTGCACGGGCGGATCGCGCGGCCGTGGCTGCGGGCGGCGGCGTCGTGCGCGCTGCTGCAGCGCGTGGTGACCGCGCGGCCGGTGCTGCTGGAACGGCCTTACCGGCCGCTCGGCGCCAACGGGCTGTGCTTTGCCGAGCGGGCGCGGCTGGTGCTCGATCACTACGCGGCCGTGCGCGACACGCTGCCCGTCTGCGTTTGCGACAGCGTCTACCTGTCCGGTGGCATGACACGGTCGTTTGCCGAGGGCGCCTACACGCTGCGGCTGGCCGATGCCGGACAGAACACGCGCGAGGGCGAGCTGGCGTTCTACTGGACCGATACGGCGACCGGCGCCTGCCTGTCGCAGCTCTCCTTCTATCTGCGGCGTGGTGCCGACGGCCCCGAGATCTACATCGGCGGCCTGCAGGGGCCGATGCATGACGCCAGCCTCGACTGGATCCGCGCGTCCACACGTGCCTGCGAAGGGCTGCGGCCCAAGGATGCGGTGATGCAGGCGCTGTTCGGGTTTGCCCGGCGCATTGGCGCGCGCCGCATCGTCGCGGTCTCGCGCGCCAACCACGTGGGACGGCACCGGCTGCACGCGCGGCAGATCCAGTGCGACTACGAAGGCTTCTGGGCCGAGTACCACGGCGTGGCGCTGCCCGATGGCAACATCGAGATGCCGGCGCAGCCGCCCGAGCGCGACATTGCCGAAATCGCCTCGAAGAAGCGGTCGGCGTGGCGGCGCAAGCAGGCGCTGGCGGCGTTGATCCGCGATACGGTGGCCGATGCGCTGCACCCGGCATCCCACGCCGCCGGCAACGACGACGGCCTGCCGGCCATCGTCCCGGCCGCCTGA
- a CDS encoding CsbD family protein yields MNWDQIEGKWDQAKGKVKEKWGKLTDDDIAVINGKRDQLAGRIQERYGYTKEQVEDEMKAWERDTRW; encoded by the coding sequence ATGAACTGGGACCAGATCGAAGGCAAATGGGACCAAGCCAAGGGCAAGGTCAAGGAAAAGTGGGGCAAGCTGACCGACGACGACATCGCGGTCATCAACGGCAAGCGTGACCAGCTCGCCGGCCGTATCCAGGAACGCTACGGCTACACGAAGGAACAGGTCGAGGACGAGATGAAGGCCTGGGAGCGCGACACGCGCTGGTAA